A stretch of Schaalia odontolytica DNA encodes these proteins:
- a CDS encoding polyprenol monophosphomannose synthase has protein sequence MTESVPSSPSPSGDHTLIVIPTYNEMSTLPTILDDIWAHVPGAHVLIVDDSSPDGTGEWVDNRREGEERLHVLHRPAKSGLATAYVDGMGWGIDHGYPFILQMDADGSHRPVDLPKLLSRMAGPDRPDLVIGSRWVPGGAINGWSAKRVALSKAGNYYVRFCLGTPVRDATAGLRLHRASFLSELEVLGRVATTGFGFQVEMTELERSLCAVIAEVPITFDERMAGESKLDSSIFVEELVMVTKGGLSRLAQAARRILPKR, from the coding sequence ATGACTGAATCCGTTCCTTCCTCTCCGTCACCATCCGGCGACCACACCCTGATCGTCATCCCAACGTACAACGAGATGTCGACGCTGCCGACGATTCTGGACGACATCTGGGCACACGTGCCGGGCGCGCACGTGCTTATCGTCGACGATTCGTCGCCAGACGGGACGGGGGAGTGGGTCGACAACCGACGCGAGGGGGAGGAACGTCTCCACGTCCTTCATCGCCCCGCGAAGTCGGGGCTTGCCACCGCCTACGTCGATGGCATGGGCTGGGGCATCGACCACGGATACCCCTTCATTCTCCAGATGGATGCGGACGGCTCGCATCGTCCCGTTGATCTGCCGAAGCTACTGAGCCGCATGGCTGGTCCGGATCGCCCGGACCTGGTCATCGGGTCGCGTTGGGTGCCCGGCGGTGCCATCAATGGTTGGTCTGCGAAGCGTGTCGCCCTGTCCAAAGCCGGCAATTATTATGTCCGTTTTTGTCTGGGGACACCCGTGCGCGATGCGACGGCAGGTCTGCGCCTACACCGCGCATCTTTCCTGAGTGAACTCGAGGTTCTCGGTCGGGTAGCGACGACAGGATTCGGGTTCCAGGTCGAAATGACCGAGCTGGAGCGCTCCCTGTGCGCTGTTATCGCCGAAGTTCCGATCACCTTCGACGAACGCATGGCCGGTGAATCGAAGCTCGACTCGTCTATTTTCGTCGAGGAGCTCGTGATGGTAACGAAAGGCGGCCTGAGCCGACTGGCCCAGGCCGCGCGACGGATCTTGCCGAAGCGTTAG
- a CDS encoding phosphatase PAP2 family protein has product MTTDLDVRTRRPPAIRETIVLALACLSYSILSFLAKAPESVAVAHAHDVAAFESRFGLFIEGHANAWLTAHPLLASLASTQYAVSFFAMTGFAMVVLWLKAPAHYRIARWTLVIMTLGALITYWTYPLAPPRLVPELGFVDAVAEHTSAYSQLFGTLANPYGAMPSMHTGWSVWVAIMLGTYVWRSWWARLILAVHPVLTIVTIVATANHYVVDAIAGCAYFLLAWLFVTIVNRALLGNVGTPGETS; this is encoded by the coding sequence ATGACGACAGACCTAGACGTGCGCACCCGGCGCCCCCCTGCCATCCGAGAGACCATCGTTCTCGCGCTAGCGTGCCTGTCGTATTCCATCCTGTCATTCCTCGCGAAGGCTCCAGAGTCTGTCGCGGTCGCTCACGCACACGACGTCGCCGCCTTTGAGTCCCGCTTCGGGCTGTTTATTGAAGGTCACGCGAACGCCTGGCTCACGGCCCACCCACTGCTCGCATCTCTCGCATCCACCCAGTACGCGGTGTCATTCTTCGCGATGACCGGCTTTGCCATGGTTGTTTTATGGCTGAAGGCCCCCGCTCACTATCGGATCGCCCGATGGACACTCGTCATCATGACGCTGGGTGCGCTCATCACCTACTGGACCTATCCCCTGGCTCCCCCGCGCCTCGTACCTGAGCTTGGTTTCGTCGATGCCGTCGCCGAGCACACGTCCGCATATTCTCAGCTGTTTGGCACGCTTGCGAACCCCTACGGCGCCATGCCCTCGATGCACACGGGATGGTCTGTGTGGGTTGCAATCATGCTCGGCACGTACGTCTGGCGCTCATGGTGGGCCCGGCTCATTCTCGCCGTCCACCCCGTTTTAACCATCGTGACAATCGTCGCAACAGCCAATCATTATGTGGTTGATGCCATTGCTGGATGCGCATACTTCCTGCTCGCTTGGCTCTTTGTCACCATTGTAAACAGGGCCTTACTGGGGAATGTGGGAACGCCCGGCGAGACGTCCTAG
- a CDS encoding RNA polymerase-binding protein RbpA, whose product MADRALRGMQIGAKSLESEDGVVFADRFIVRYACPNGHEFEVTLSSEATAPATWECKCGQAAELIGETVEDEENKPVKPQRTHWDMLLERRSIEELEVVLTEQLTAYREGRLRPEGSYRKG is encoded by the coding sequence ATGGCTGACCGCGCGCTGCGTGGCATGCAGATCGGTGCGAAGTCCCTCGAGTCTGAGGACGGTGTCGTTTTCGCCGACCGTTTCATCGTTCGTTACGCGTGCCCCAATGGCCACGAGTTCGAGGTGACGCTGTCCAGTGAGGCCACCGCACCTGCGACGTGGGAATGCAAGTGTGGCCAGGCGGCTGAGCTCATCGGCGAAACCGTCGAGGATGAGGAAAACAAGCCCGTCAAGCCGCAGCGCACCCACTGGGACATGCTGCTCGAGCGTCGCTCGATCGAGGAGCTCGAGGTCGTTCTGACCGAGCAGCTTACGGCGTACCGCGAGGGGCGCCTGCGTCCCGAGGGTTCCTACCGCAAGGGCTAA